The following is a genomic window from Candidatus Zixiibacteriota bacterium.
GAACATCGGACCGGATAACACGATTGCCGTTGGAATCGATAACGGTTCTGGTGTCCGTCGTCGCGAACGCCGTCTGTAAAGACTCATAGGCGTTTGAAGTATGACCTTTGTCTGTGCTGTCCTTGGCATAAGTGAAGAGATCCGGCTGAGCCGCGGCGATTCTGCTGCCGAGAAGGGTTGACGCTTTGGCGTTGCCACCGATCATGGCGCCGAGATAATAGTCATTCTGCGGCTGAAGCGTTATCGAGCCCTTGCCCTGCACGCCGTTTACGGCCTGCATTGTCTCGAGTATTTTCGGTATCTGCGACTTGTTGCTATCGGATGATTCGAGAATTCCGTCCGTGGTACTATTTATGGAGCCGCTGCTGTAGGCTCTGATACGACTTTTATCAAGGCTGGCGCGAAGCTGAAGCTCTCCGGATGAGCTCTCCGCCAGCAGAGAAATCTGCATCGGCTGTTTGGCCTGCTGATCTGCGGCAGCGCTTTCGATTCTCAGCTCTTTGAGATTGAGCTGGGAGAGCATATTGTCCAGCTTGGCGGTATCAGCGGTGATTCCGTCGAGGGCGACTCGCTGGCTCGCCGTGTTCGTCAGATTTGCCAGGCTGTCGGTCGGAAGGACCAGCTTGATGGTCTGTCCGGGAAGATTCTCATTTTCCAGATGCAGAGTCAACTTGCCGCCGGAGACATTAGAATCGAGAATACGATAGTTGCCTTCGGGAAGTTGACCCAGCTCTTCAGCCATCAAACCTTTCATATGGTCCGCGTAAGCGCCTTCGGCTTGTGACATGATCTCCTGACCGAAATGCGCTGATTTGCTGTCGCTGCCGGCAGTTTCACCGATGGTTTTCCCCGCCAGTCCGAACAGCGCGTCAAATGCCGGTAATGAATTCTCTTCGCCCGAAGCCAGAAGCGCTTTCGCGCCCGGCTCGTTTATCCGGGAGAGATACTGGCCGAAGATATCGCCGAACAGTCCGGAAGCTTCCGAACCGGCGCTGTTCTGGCCCGTAGGCTGGGTACCGATGCTGCCCAGCAAGAGTTCAAATATGTTTACCGGCGTCTGGTTCATTTAGTTATCCGCAAGTGAAATCATCTGTTTCGAAAGTTTGGCCGCTCTCTGCGGTGGCATGAGTTGAAGCACGGCTGAGGCGTTCTTCACTTTCATCCGCGGTAAAATCGAAACGACCGTCTTGTCGTCGAGATTGGCCAAAAGCTGCGCTACTGAGCGGGCATCCATACCGTCATATAGTTTTGCCAGCGAGGCTGTCCGCGACGATTCGACCTGCTCGACATTCAAAAGCTTCTTGTTTACCTGTTGTTCAAGTCGTTCGAGTTCTTTCTGGCGTACGTCGAGTTCTTTCGCTCTCGCGGCCAGAACCTGCTTTTCTTTTTCGATCCAGCTTATCTGCTCGATAGAATCCTCGACCGAAATTTCCCCTTCCTCTTTCATAAGCTCGCTGTCGTTTGGCTCGTAGTCGAGAAAGGCCAGGTTATCCATAATTTTATCTACGGCCGAAGCATCTTCTTCACTGAGTCCCAGGTCATCAGGAGAGGGTTCTGTCTGGATATTGGCTTCAGTCGGCTCGGTAGTTTCGTGGTTTTGGCCCGGTCTGGCGGGAGCTTCGATTGCGGAGTTCTCGTTGGCCGACTCCGCCTGCTCGACGGATTTGCCGTTGAACACGAAAGCCACCCCGATCGCGACGACTACAGCGACCACAATGGCCACACCGCCATAAAGGAGATACTTCATAAAGCCGCCCGATGACCCGGCTGTCTTGTCCGGCGTCTGTTGCTGATCGGCTTGTTCTTGGCTCTGTTTAGCTTGTTCAACCATCGCAAAATTCCTAAAACGGTTTTATAGCTACTATTTCTCCATCGGGCTGTAAAGCAACGCCCGTGCCAGACTTGAGTCGCACCACGTAAGCGACTGTCTATTAGCGAATTACGTGACCGACCGGGTCGAAGAGAAAAACTTCGGCTTTTTAGAAAAGGGAATAATTTTCCGCTATTTCAAGGAATTATTAGGCCAAGATGCGCGGCTGGAACTACCTACTATTAATGAGGAGGCCCAAGGCCTATATGACATGGGCCACGACATGGTCGTGGTCGGCCGAGTCAACCTTGACCCGGACTACATCCTTGCCCCAGATTCGGTTGCCGGGCAGAGCCACCTTGATATAGTTGCCGGAGACACCCCAAAAGCCACCCTGTTCATTTCGTAGGTGCTCGCTTATAACCTCAAGTTCCTTGCCAACTTGTCTTTGGTGAGCTTTGTGGCGAAGCCCGGCTGAGAGCTCGGCCAGAATATCGTGGCGCTTCTTTATAACGTCGGGGCGAACCTTGTCGGGCAGGTCGGCGGCTAGAGTCCCGGGACGATCCGAGTAGGAAAAGACATGAAGATAGTCTATTACGCCGGACTCTATCGCTAAACGGGTCATCTCGAAATCTTCATCGGTCTCCCCCGGAAATCCGACTATTACATCAGCGCCGATAACGGTGTCGGACGCCGCTTTCTTAACCGCCTCGATCCGCCTGAGATAGTACTCCCGTGTGTACGGGCGACGCATCATCTTCAGTATGCGATTCGATCCTGATTGAAGCGGAACATGCATGTGGTGACAGATTCTCTTGTCGGCGTAGATCTCAAGCAGCTCATCACGAATAGTCTGCGGCTCGATCGAGGAAAGCCTTAGGCGG
Proteins encoded in this region:
- a CDS encoding flagellar hook-length control protein FliK, with the translated sequence MNQTPVNIFELLLGSIGTQPTGQNSAGSEASGLFGDIFGQYLSRINEPGAKALLASGEENSLPAFDALFGLAGKTIGETAGSDSKSAHFGQEIMSQAEGAYADHMKGLMAEELGQLPEGNYRILDSNVSGGKLTLHLENENLPGQTIKLVLPTDSLANLTNTASQRVALDGITADTAKLDNMLSQLNLKELRIESAAADQQAKQPMQISLLAESSSGELQLRASLDKSRIRAYSSGSINSTTDGILESSDSNKSQIPKILETMQAVNGVQGKGSITLQPQNDYYLGAMIGGNAKASTLLGSRIAAAQPDLFTYAKDSTDKGHTSNAYESLQTAFATTDTRTVIDSNGNRVIRSDVRFIMPADIKTSLKPNGQSVTLRIEPENLGPARLSLSLKDDKLTARISVESAPAKAALESNLDRLVTQLTKADINVDQIEITITGDSAHNEFFQRQPHWHHRVTYRSSQSDDINLGQPDIVAPDILTKAAQYAGPAGVNLLA